The proteins below are encoded in one region of Sphingobacterium sp. R2:
- a CDS encoding MalY/PatB family protein, giving the protein MIYNFDKTIVRRGTDSVKWNQQNYEDLIPLWVADMDFPAAQPIVDALSERVRHAIYGYAFVPFAFYSAIIKWSFQRHKFALQQEWLLPVIGVVPALSALVKAFTTPGDKILVQEPVYHCFFSSIERNGAEVVSNDLKYHDGQYSIDFEDFELKASDPSVKVFLLCSPHNPAGRVWTRAELERLGDICLRHHVLVISDEIHCDLVFDGYTHIPFGSISASFLANSITCIAPSKSFNLAGLQVATVVAADPELKKKVQLAFLANEISSVSPFAITGLIAAYEAGGEWLDQALDYIHANYLHLKEFMTEHLSALHILPLEGTYLVWVDCSALGVSSGKLVQLLLEEVHVQVNVGTMYGKESDNFIRLNIACSRDVLNNGLLRLKKVFLPLLQAAE; this is encoded by the coding sequence ATGATCTATAATTTTGACAAAACAATTGTTCGCAGGGGTACAGATTCAGTCAAATGGAATCAGCAGAACTATGAAGATTTGATTCCGCTTTGGGTGGCTGATATGGATTTTCCTGCAGCACAGCCTATCGTAGATGCACTTTCAGAACGGGTCCGGCATGCAATCTATGGTTATGCTTTCGTTCCTTTTGCCTTTTACAGCGCGATTATAAAGTGGTCTTTTCAACGACATAAATTCGCGCTTCAGCAGGAATGGCTGCTCCCTGTTATTGGTGTTGTACCGGCACTTTCGGCTTTGGTTAAAGCATTTACCACTCCTGGTGACAAGATTCTGGTTCAGGAACCTGTCTATCATTGTTTTTTTTCTTCTATTGAACGTAATGGGGCGGAGGTTGTATCCAATGACTTAAAGTATCATGATGGGCAGTATAGCATCGACTTTGAGGATTTTGAATTGAAGGCAAGCGACCCGAGCGTTAAGGTATTTCTCTTATGCAGCCCCCATAATCCGGCAGGACGGGTTTGGACTCGAGCGGAATTAGAACGTTTAGGAGATATCTGCTTGCGGCATCATGTTTTAGTTATTTCAGACGAAATTCATTGTGATTTGGTATTTGATGGCTATACGCATATTCCATTTGGAAGCATCAGCGCTTCCTTCTTGGCAAATTCAATTACCTGCATTGCGCCGAGCAAAAGCTTTAACTTGGCAGGCTTACAGGTTGCCACGGTCGTTGCAGCAGATCCTGAGCTCAAGAAGAAGGTACAGCTGGCTTTTCTTGCAAATGAGATTAGTAGCGTAAGCCCCTTCGCCATAACAGGTTTGATAGCCGCATACGAAGCGGGTGGGGAATGGTTGGATCAGGCGTTAGATTATATTCACGCCAATTATTTGCATTTAAAAGAGTTTATGACTGAGCATCTTTCGGCTTTGCATATACTTCCTTTGGAAGGAACCTATCTTGTATGGGTAGATTGCAGTGCTCTAGGCGTTTCAAGTGGAAAATTGGTACAGTTATTATTGGAAGAAGTGCACGTTCAGGTCAATGTTGGAACAATGTACGGAAAGGAAAGCGACAACTTTATTCGGCTAAATATTGCCTGCTCAAGGGATGTTTTAAATAACGGTTTACTGCGTTTAAAAAAAGTTTTTTTACCATTACTGCAAGCAGCGGAGTAG
- a CDS encoding S46 family peptidase yields MKFINHTTIALALFLTVANSSYTKANLDEGMFPLSELNRAGLKKAGLKISEKDIYNPGRVGLVDALVQVSGCTGSFVSNRGLIITNHHCAFSAVQLASTAINNYLKNGFVAQNQEQEIEAKGLKIRITDSYEDVSAKVLNAVANISDPVERINTIKRKQQELVKQAEKEDPTIKAEVSEMFIGKSYVLFRYKTIEDVRLVYIPRQNIGEFGGETDNWVWPRHTGDYSFLRAYVDKNGKSAPYSKDNVPYQPKKHLKVNPNGVRENDFTFILGYPGKTFRHRPAQYIRYQQEYLLPYVSNLYDFQNRQMEEAGKDNTDIALSLATRIKRNANVLKNYRGKLKGLKGIDLLSTKKQEDEALGAFILSKPELKDKYGNLLAEIDAYYQLSDQDALKELWINNIYNSTSLLKVARDINMLKAFLANERSPQSAKQLFDLNSEKLKTALKETYESYNKQADKQIFAKMLEDAVAFKGKNQLASIQRLQFNKEKAQQFANEIIQNSKLGDQQYILNTVLANADALQKFNDELLGFQNKLNNDIVEYAAEQKRREGVLNKLMGDYVAVKEIFQAKNFIPDANSTLRLTYGHIKGYSPADATYMKPFTTIEGIIQKGNLGLPEFDYPQEIKTAYLNKNFGPYLQKDLGSVPVNILYDMDTTGGNSGSPIMNAKGELIGVNFDRAYDATINDFAWNESYSRSIGVDIRYVLWVADKIDNAQFILKEMGI; encoded by the coding sequence ATGAAGTTTATAAATCATACGACAATTGCGCTAGCGTTATTCTTAACCGTGGCGAATAGCTCCTATACCAAGGCGAATCTGGACGAGGGAATGTTTCCACTAAGTGAATTAAATAGGGCTGGGTTGAAGAAAGCTGGACTAAAGATCAGTGAGAAAGATATTTACAATCCTGGCCGGGTCGGTCTGGTAGATGCTCTTGTTCAAGTCAGCGGATGTACAGGATCATTTGTTTCCAATCGTGGACTGATCATAACCAATCACCACTGTGCCTTTTCGGCTGTTCAGCTTGCAAGTACAGCAATAAACAATTACCTGAAAAATGGTTTTGTCGCGCAAAACCAAGAACAAGAGATTGAAGCTAAAGGATTAAAAATCAGAATCACCGATTCTTACGAAGACGTTTCAGCCAAAGTATTAAATGCTGTGGCCAATATCAGCGATCCTGTAGAGCGCATCAATACCATCAAACGTAAGCAGCAGGAACTAGTTAAACAAGCTGAAAAAGAGGATCCAACCATTAAAGCCGAAGTGTCAGAAATGTTTATCGGAAAAAGTTATGTGTTGTTTCGCTATAAAACGATCGAGGATGTTCGTCTAGTTTATATTCCCCGTCAAAATATCGGTGAATTTGGTGGAGAAACAGACAACTGGGTATGGCCTCGCCACACGGGAGATTATTCTTTTCTAAGGGCATACGTAGATAAAAACGGAAAATCTGCTCCTTATTCAAAAGATAACGTTCCTTACCAGCCAAAAAAACACCTTAAGGTCAATCCAAATGGCGTACGGGAAAATGATTTTACCTTTATACTCGGCTATCCCGGAAAAACATTCCGCCACCGCCCAGCGCAATATATCCGATATCAACAAGAATATCTTTTACCTTACGTATCCAATCTATACGACTTCCAAAATAGACAAATGGAAGAAGCTGGAAAAGACAATACTGATATTGCATTATCCTTGGCCACTCGTATAAAACGCAATGCCAATGTATTAAAGAACTATCGTGGCAAACTCAAGGGTCTAAAAGGTATCGACCTGCTTTCGACAAAAAAACAGGAAGACGAAGCATTGGGCGCATTTATTTTAAGTAAGCCCGAACTTAAAGATAAATATGGAAATCTTCTTGCTGAAATTGACGCGTATTACCAATTGAGTGATCAAGATGCGCTAAAGGAGCTTTGGATCAACAACATTTACAACAGCACGAGCCTATTGAAAGTCGCTCGCGATATCAATATGCTGAAAGCCTTCTTAGCCAACGAGAGATCACCTCAATCGGCCAAACAATTGTTCGATCTAAATAGCGAAAAATTAAAAACGGCTCTCAAAGAAACCTACGAAAGTTATAATAAACAAGCCGATAAGCAGATTTTCGCTAAAATGTTGGAAGATGCCGTTGCCTTCAAAGGCAAAAACCAACTCGCCTCGATTCAGAGATTGCAATTTAACAAGGAAAAAGCGCAACAGTTTGCTAATGAAATCATTCAGAATAGCAAACTTGGCGATCAACAATATATACTCAATACCGTCTTGGCCAATGCCGACGCGCTGCAAAAATTTAACGACGAATTATTGGGTTTCCAGAATAAGCTAAACAACGATATCGTCGAGTATGCGGCTGAGCAAAAAAGACGCGAAGGGGTGCTCAACAAATTAATGGGCGATTATGTCGCTGTTAAGGAAATTTTTCAGGCCAAAAACTTTATTCCGGATGCAAACTCTACCTTACGCTTGACTTATGGTCACATCAAAGGTTATTCTCCTGCTGACGCAACCTATATGAAGCCGTTCACAACAATCGAAGGAATCATTCAAAAAGGAAACCTCGGCTTGCCTGAGTTTGACTATCCACAAGAAATCAAAACAGCTTATCTCAACAAAAATTTTGGACCTTACCTGCAAAAAGATCTCGGCTCTGTCCCTGTGAATATTTTATATGATATGGATACGACCGGAGGAAATTCAGGATCTCCAATTATGAATGCCAAGGGCGAATTGATCGGCGTAAATTTTGATCGTGCCTATGACGCAACAATCAATGATTTCGCCTGGAACGAAAGCTATAGTAGATCTATCGGCGTAGACATACGGTATGTCCTTTGGGTTGCCGATAAAATTGATAATGCCCAGTTCATTCTGAAAGAAATGGGTATTTAA
- a CDS encoding zinc-dependent peptidase, with protein MLEKLFIVLLIPVTIYVVYYLLNRTAKNSKAITRVLSDEGKEILEREVAYYRKLSTADRAEFESRCLDFLDTVKVEGVGVEIELKDYMMIAASAIIPIFSFKKWTYPNITNIMVYPSQFNTAYEFEGHADRHIMGMVGEGAMNGQMILSKSALEYGFRNPNDGENTAIHEFVHLLDKTDGTVDGIPTQLMDKASVIPFMNLIRKEIDNIKANKSDIDVYGMTNPAEFFAVASEYFFENPDKFKQHHPELYKALSEIFEQS; from the coding sequence ATGTTAGAAAAACTGTTTATCGTATTGCTTATACCGGTGACGATTTATGTCGTATATTATCTGCTAAATCGTACAGCCAAAAATAGCAAAGCCATCACACGTGTATTAAGTGACGAAGGTAAGGAAATTCTCGAGAGGGAAGTTGCCTACTACCGCAAATTGTCCACTGCTGACCGAGCGGAATTTGAATCGCGCTGTCTAGATTTTTTGGATACGGTCAAAGTGGAAGGTGTGGGGGTAGAGATTGAGCTGAAAGATTATATGATGATTGCTGCAAGTGCGATTATACCTATATTTTCCTTTAAAAAATGGACCTATCCAAACATAACGAATATTATGGTTTATCCTTCGCAGTTCAATACAGCTTATGAATTTGAAGGACATGCGGATCGCCATATTATGGGTATGGTCGGAGAAGGCGCCATGAACGGACAGATGATTTTGTCCAAGTCGGCTTTGGAATATGGATTTAGAAATCCAAATGACGGAGAGAATACCGCCATTCATGAATTTGTTCATCTCCTCGATAAAACCGATGGCACAGTAGATGGCATTCCGACGCAATTAATGGATAAAGCTTCGGTAATACCTTTTATGAACTTAATACGAAAAGAAATTGACAATATAAAAGCCAATAAATCCGATATTGATGTGTATGGAATGACGAATCCGGCAGAGTTTTTTGCTGTTGCATCGGAATATTTCTTTGAGAATCCAGACAAATTTAAACAACATCATCCGGAACTTTATAAGGCGCTTTCTGAAATTTTTGAACAAAGCTAA
- a CDS encoding diacylglycerol kinase family protein, which produces MAKDSFSFSARLKSFRYAFNGLKTAWQEEHNFRVHSVAAVIVLIFSIILNIAVNEWIAVLFSIGFVFVCELFNTAMENIADFTCNEENPTIKKIKDVAAAAVMISSITALLVGLLIFIPKLISFIPRYVS; this is translated from the coding sequence ATGGCAAAAGACAGCTTTTCATTTAGTGCAAGATTAAAGAGTTTTCGCTATGCCTTCAACGGACTAAAAACAGCTTGGCAGGAGGAACACAATTTTAGGGTGCATAGCGTAGCGGCTGTTATCGTCCTAATTTTCTCCATTATACTTAACATCGCTGTAAACGAATGGATTGCCGTGCTATTTTCCATTGGCTTCGTGTTTGTCTGTGAGCTATTCAATACCGCTATGGAAAATATAGCCGACTTTACCTGTAACGAGGAAAACCCAACCATAAAAAAGATTAAAGATGTAGCCGCAGCCGCTGTAATGATAAGCAGCATCACAGCATTACTAGTCGGCCTGCTAATATTTATCCCAAAGCTAATCTCATTTATCCCCAGATACGTTTCTTAG
- a CDS encoding glycogen synthase, which yields MKVFHLSVECYPVAKVGGLADVVGALPKYQAKLGWEAAVVMPWYDRPFVRDHAFTVVHEGFFDQGSEMLNFTVYKEAEDVLGFELYLIKIPGKLDRQEVYCYADEGEQFMAFQHAVLSWFKAKAIRPDIVHCHDHHVGLIPFLMKYSHDYLDLADVKTVATVHNGQYQGWTPWSKAVLLPTYDSWKWGLLDWDGLINPLAALIKCCDAYTTVSEGYLEELYLEANGLQQLFYDERDKSVGIVNGIDWEIWDPVTDYTLIANYDPKQAFAGKLKNKEALATQYKIDPKLPLLVFIGRFATEKGADLLPDIILQLTAEYPGRLGIFILGAGDPAIQSRVKSLVDAGVENLDVFFGYDENLAHWLYASADFLLMPSRVEPCGLNQLYAMKYGTLPVVHRVGGLRDTVIDLDNDGYGVGFEGLTIPVITEAIIRATTFYANKKQFELNQRKMMRLDFSWDKSAAKYISLYNQIM from the coding sequence ATGAAAGTTTTTCACTTAAGTGTAGAATGTTATCCCGTGGCCAAAGTTGGCGGGCTTGCGGATGTCGTAGGAGCATTGCCCAAGTATCAGGCCAAACTTGGTTGGGAAGCAGCAGTTGTTATGCCTTGGTATGACCGCCCGTTTGTTCGGGACCACGCTTTTACGGTTGTTCACGAGGGTTTTTTCGACCAAGGATCCGAAATGTTGAATTTTACTGTTTACAAGGAGGCAGAAGATGTACTTGGTTTTGAGCTCTATTTAATCAAGATTCCAGGCAAACTCGATCGTCAGGAAGTGTATTGCTATGCGGATGAGGGTGAGCAATTTATGGCTTTTCAGCATGCTGTATTAAGCTGGTTTAAGGCAAAAGCTATACGGCCTGATATTGTGCATTGTCACGATCATCATGTCGGCTTAATACCTTTTTTGATGAAATATAGCCATGACTACCTTGATCTCGCCGATGTAAAAACAGTGGCTACTGTACATAATGGGCAGTACCAAGGTTGGACTCCGTGGAGCAAGGCAGTGCTATTACCTACTTATGATAGCTGGAAATGGGGCCTGTTAGATTGGGATGGTTTAATTAATCCACTTGCTGCCCTGATCAAATGTTGCGATGCGTATACGACAGTGTCTGAAGGGTATCTGGAAGAGCTTTATCTAGAAGCTAATGGTTTGCAACAGTTATTTTATGATGAGCGGGATAAATCGGTCGGAATTGTCAATGGCATCGACTGGGAGATATGGGATCCTGTGACAGACTATACGCTAATCGCGAATTACGATCCTAAACAAGCTTTTGCGGGTAAATTGAAAAATAAAGAGGCCTTGGCAACGCAATATAAGATCGATCCTAAGTTACCATTGCTGGTTTTTATCGGTCGCTTTGCCACTGAAAAGGGTGCTGATTTACTACCGGATATAATTTTGCAATTAACAGCGGAATATCCAGGTAGATTAGGTATATTTATACTAGGTGCCGGAGATCCTGCGATCCAGTCGCGTGTGAAATCGCTCGTTGATGCTGGCGTGGAAAATCTGGACGTGTTCTTTGGTTATGATGAAAACCTTGCACATTGGCTGTACGCGAGTGCGGACTTTCTTTTAATGCCTTCCCGGGTGGAACCTTGCGGGCTTAACCAGCTCTATGCTATGAAATATGGCACATTGCCTGTGGTACATCGCGTGGGCGGACTACGAGATACTGTAATTGATCTTGATAATGATGGTTATGGTGTTGGTTTTGAAGGTCTGACAATACCTGTAATTACGGAAGCTATTATTCGTGCTACCACTTTTTACGCGAACAAAAAGCAGTTTGAATTGAATCAACGTAAAATGATGCGCTTGGATTTTTCTTGGGATAAATCTGCTGCAAAATATATAAGTCTATATAACCAAATAATGTAA
- a CDS encoding glucose-1-phosphate adenylyltransferase, whose translation MSRHNVVAIVLGGGRGSRLYPLTDQRSKPAVPIAGKYRLVDIPISNCLNSGFNKIFVLTQFNSSSLNSHIKNTYNFSIFSKGFVDILAAEQTNDGDKWFEGTADAVRRSFRKLASIDYDYILILSGDQLYQMDFDALVDFHVENEGDLTIATIPVNGKDATGFGILKSDEKNYITSFIEKPKTEQLVDWNSEVSDHLKREGREYLASMGIYVFSKSVLKRMLEENEGMDFGKEIIPDAIETHRVLSYQFEGYWTDIGTIGSFYEANIGLTDNIPAFNLFDKNTVFTRPRMLPPSKISGTTLINSVISDGCIIQADKIDRSVVGVRSRIGTGSVVRGTYMMGSDYYEDLVDMEEAKRKNVPVVGVGERCYIENAILDKNCRIGNDVRINGGPHLLNANHATYTICDGIVVVKKNAVIPNGTTIGLMSS comes from the coding sequence ATGTCACGTCACAATGTAGTAGCTATCGTCTTGGGCGGGGGAAGGGGCTCACGTCTGTATCCATTGACCGATCAGCGGTCTAAACCAGCAGTTCCCATTGCAGGGAAATATCGTTTGGTGGACATTCCCATCTCGAATTGTCTTAATTCGGGTTTCAATAAGATTTTTGTATTGACCCAGTTCAATTCTTCATCGCTCAACTCGCATATTAAGAACACCTATAACTTTAGTATTTTTAGTAAGGGGTTTGTCGATATTTTGGCTGCAGAGCAGACCAATGATGGTGACAAATGGTTTGAAGGGACAGCCGATGCGGTACGTCGCTCATTCCGCAAGTTGGCGAGCATTGATTATGATTATATATTGATCTTATCCGGCGATCAGTTGTACCAAATGGATTTTGATGCCCTGGTAGACTTCCACGTTGAAAATGAGGGTGATCTGACGATTGCAACTATTCCTGTAAATGGAAAAGACGCGACGGGATTTGGCATCCTGAAATCAGATGAAAAAAATTACATTACGTCTTTTATCGAAAAGCCGAAGACGGAGCAATTGGTGGATTGGAATTCCGAAGTTAGTGATCATTTAAAGCGTGAAGGGAGAGAGTACCTGGCGTCCATGGGGATCTATGTTTTTTCAAAGAGCGTGCTCAAGCGTATGCTCGAGGAAAATGAAGGGATGGATTTTGGTAAAGAAATTATTCCGGATGCGATCGAGACACACAGGGTGCTCAGTTACCAATTTGAGGGCTATTGGACTGATATTGGAACAATAGGGTCTTTCTATGAAGCGAATATTGGTCTGACCGATAATATCCCAGCCTTTAATTTATTTGACAAAAATACGGTTTTCACACGTCCGAGAATGTTGCCACCGTCAAAAATATCGGGAACAACATTAATCAATTCGGTTATTTCAGACGGATGTATTATTCAGGCTGATAAGATTGACCGCTCGGTTGTTGGAGTTCGTTCGCGTATCGGGACAGGATCTGTGGTGCGAGGCACCTATATGATGGGATCGGATTATTATGAGGATCTTGTTGATATGGAGGAGGCCAAGCGGAAAAATGTTCCCGTAGTAGGTGTCGGTGAGCGGTGTTATATCGAAAATGCGATTCTGGATAAAAACTGCCGTATTGGAAATGATGTGCGTATTAATGGCGGCCCGCATCTTTTAAATGCTAACCACGCAACTTATACCATTTGTGATGGGATCGTGGTCGTTAAAAAGAATGCGGTTATTCCAAATGGTACGACGATAGGATTGATGTCCAGCTAA
- a CDS encoding hydrogen peroxide-inducible genes activator — translation MTLIQLEYIVAVDTYRSFVAAAEKCYVTQPTLSMQIQKLEESLGAKIFDRSRQPVIPTEIGEKIILQARLVLTESRKINEIVQDKKGEIEGTLKVGVIPTIAPYLLPNVLATFMEKYPKLQLQIWEYTTERIVHELKVGLLDCGLLSTPLNDPGILESPLFYENFVAYISTNSSLFSKKILSGDDIADDKLWLLNEGHCMRGQVLNICHHKHNQDLTGRFEYNTGSVETLKRMVDVNDGITILPELSIWDYSDDQLDRIRYFKSPEPVREISLVTTQNYVKRHAIQALEKEILAVVPDKFKTKKKKEVLSFQ, via the coding sequence ATGACCTTAATCCAATTGGAATATATTGTAGCTGTTGATACCTACCGAAGTTTTGTGGCAGCTGCCGAAAAATGTTATGTGACGCAGCCAACATTAAGTATGCAAATTCAAAAACTCGAAGAGTCCTTAGGAGCGAAAATCTTTGATCGCAGTCGCCAGCCTGTTATTCCAACAGAAATTGGCGAGAAAATTATTCTTCAGGCCCGACTCGTTTTAACAGAAAGCCGCAAGATCAATGAAATTGTTCAAGATAAAAAAGGAGAAATTGAGGGCACCTTAAAGGTCGGTGTCATTCCAACAATTGCCCCTTATTTACTTCCGAATGTGTTGGCCACATTTATGGAGAAGTATCCGAAATTACAATTGCAGATATGGGAATATACGACAGAACGAATTGTTCATGAATTGAAAGTCGGACTTTTGGATTGTGGATTGTTGTCAACGCCGTTAAATGACCCTGGAATATTGGAATCGCCTTTGTTTTATGAAAATTTTGTTGCTTATATTTCAACCAATAGTTCGCTATTTTCAAAGAAAATACTTAGTGGTGATGATATCGCTGACGATAAGCTTTGGTTACTTAATGAGGGCCACTGCATGCGCGGTCAAGTGCTTAATATTTGTCACCACAAGCACAATCAAGATCTTACAGGAAGATTTGAGTACAATACGGGTAGTGTAGAGACGTTAAAGCGCATGGTGGATGTCAACGATGGAATCACGATATTGCCGGAATTATCGATTTGGGATTATTCTGATGATCAATTGGATCGAATCCGTTATTTCAAATCGCCAGAACCGGTACGTGAAATATCCTTGGTAACGACCCAAAATTATGTTAAGAGACATGCAATCCAGGCCTTAGAAAAAGAAATACTCGCTGTAGTGCCTGATAAATTTAAAACAAAAAAGAAGAAGGAAGTGTTGAGCTTTCAATAA
- a CDS encoding thiamine pyrophosphate-dependent enzyme has translation MKNVAHQIVDLLKNAGIKRIYAVTGDSLNFFNEAVHADGTMQWIHVRHEEAGAFAATAEADLHGIACCAGSSGPGHVHLINGVYEAHKTRVPMLVIASTCATYEFGTDYFQETNPIKLFDDCSCYNQMITRPEQVQRMVQNALQQAISKRDVAVIGLPGDVSEMEAVDMNTSSKVFFTEPQVRPSDMEIGRLAQYINQAEKVTLFCGVGAKKAQKQIVELSQKIHAPVGYSFKSKLDIQRDNPNEIGMTGLLGMASAFQSMHQSDLILLLGTDFPYKDFIPTNKTIIQIDIEGEKLGRRSIVDYGLVGDIEHTLRAVLPFIEARADTEFLDKQLESYSKVKEDLMTYVDDRGSECAIQPEFVAHAIDQKASDDAVFLLDTGMCCVWGARYINQRRDRIMLGSFNHGSMANAMPMAIGAALTHPERQIIAFCGDGGLSMLLGDLATIKQYNLPIKIVVFNNRSLGMVKLEMQVAGLKDQETNMVNPDFALIAQAMGIRAFTVTQPEDVDRVLNEALNITDEPVLLDIYTNPNALAMPPKISFSQMKGMTESMAKLMLSGNFEEVWDTIKSNYKHLKSL, from the coding sequence ATGAAAAATGTAGCACATCAGATTGTTGACCTTTTAAAAAATGCGGGAATAAAGCGTATTTATGCCGTAACAGGCGATAGTTTAAATTTTTTTAACGAAGCGGTCCACGCCGATGGAACGATGCAATGGATACATGTAAGACATGAGGAAGCTGGAGCATTTGCCGCAACAGCAGAAGCAGATTTACATGGGATTGCCTGTTGCGCGGGTAGTAGTGGACCTGGGCATGTGCATCTGATCAATGGTGTGTATGAAGCCCACAAAACGCGTGTACCGATGCTTGTGATTGCGTCAACCTGTGCTACATACGAGTTTGGAACAGATTATTTTCAAGAAACCAATCCGATCAAATTGTTTGATGATTGTTCTTGCTACAATCAAATGATCACCCGACCTGAGCAGGTGCAACGCATGGTTCAGAATGCACTTCAACAAGCTATATCAAAACGTGATGTTGCTGTTATCGGACTCCCTGGGGACGTCTCTGAAATGGAGGCGGTCGATATGAATACATCGTCGAAAGTATTTTTTACTGAGCCTCAGGTGAGACCTTCGGACATGGAAATCGGTCGTTTGGCACAGTATATCAATCAGGCCGAAAAAGTGACTTTATTTTGTGGTGTCGGTGCAAAAAAAGCGCAAAAGCAGATTGTTGAATTATCCCAAAAAATCCACGCGCCAGTGGGCTATTCTTTTAAATCAAAGTTGGATATTCAGCGCGATAACCCCAATGAAATTGGTATGACCGGACTGCTAGGTATGGCTTCGGCTTTTCAAAGTATGCATCAATCCGATCTTATTCTACTTCTTGGAACCGACTTTCCTTATAAGGATTTTATACCTACGAATAAAACCATTATTCAGATTGACATTGAAGGTGAAAAGCTAGGACGGCGATCTATAGTAGATTATGGGTTGGTGGGAGATATCGAGCATACGTTAAGAGCTGTATTGCCCTTTATAGAGGCCCGGGCCGACACGGAATTTTTAGATAAGCAGTTGGAGTCTTACTCGAAGGTGAAAGAAGATTTAATGACTTACGTAGACGATCGGGGTAGTGAATGCGCTATTCAACCTGAATTTGTTGCCCATGCAATTGATCAGAAGGCCAGTGATGATGCTGTATTTTTGCTGGATACAGGAATGTGCTGTGTTTGGGGAGCGCGTTATATTAACCAGCGCAGGGACCGTATTATGTTGGGCTCCTTCAATCATGGTTCTATGGCAAATGCTATGCCGATGGCTATTGGAGCAGCATTAACACATCCCGAACGCCAAATAATTGCATTTTGTGGTGATGGAGGATTGTCTATGTTACTGGGGGATCTCGCAACAATAAAGCAATATAACTTACCCATTAAAATTGTTGTTTTCAACAATCGCTCACTGGGCATGGTCAAGTTGGAAATGCAGGTGGCGGGTTTGAAAGATCAGGAAACCAATATGGTGAACCCTGACTTTGCGCTGATTGCGCAGGCAATGGGGATTCGCGCATTTACGGTAACCCAGCCGGAAGATGTGGATAGGGTACTCAATGAAGCACTCAACATCACCGATGAACCCGTTCTGCTGGATATTTATACCAATCCAAATGCGCTTGCCATGCCGCCGAAGATATCATTTAGCCAAATGAAAGGCATGACAGAAAGTATGGCTAAGTTGATGTTATCGGGTAATTTTGAAGAAGTATGGGATACCATTAAGTCGAATTATAAGCATTTAAAATCGCTTTAG